A genomic region of Kluyveromyces marxianus DMKU3-1042 DNA, complete genome, chromosome 5 contains the following coding sequences:
- the PAF1 gene encoding Paf1p, whose amino-acid sequence MSKQELIAKIRYENELPAPLLPPKIIKYENTADEDVSSSKLVTSLYTKTNVTSLISVDHDLGMPLDLLTIPGVLNQQNTSGLFGYDNIKLKQEDRVLLRDPRMDKVAKTDLSKVTFLRRTEYVSSATTSKADKTKRIYSELEKEETLTPEQVLEKIDSTFSHTTDDIEKLHHPIKKKVKAVKTWNLLPDTVAMDQGYFAVKFVGSAALDSKEKEKYDMRTALLRPVELEEDEWISVYSADKESSNKMGENLEQQIDEITHDDTVYKFKRFRDFDMKQVQPENPLSDLVLRYDNEKGIVYYKPLRTKLELRRRRVNDVIRPLVREHNWDQINVVLRAPTTKETKMRDAIRMRYDPIDFPALDDDENDEEEEPSNVEGNNATKVEENAAEEAEKPVQSETVEAKTEESV is encoded by the coding sequence ATGTCTAAACAAGAACTTATAGCCAAAATAAGATATGAAAATGAGCTCCCTGCTCCTCTCTTACCCCCAAAGATTATCAAGTATGAAAATACAGCAGATGAGGACGTTAGCTCGAGTAAACTAGTAACATCTTTATACACCAAGACCAATGTGACGTCTTTAATAAGTGTTGACCACGATTTAGGAATGCCTTTGGACCTCTTGACAATTCCTGGAGTTTTGAACCAACAAAACACCAGTGGGTTGTTTGGGTATGATAACATAAAGTTAAAGCAAGAAGACAGAGTACTTCTAAGAGATCCAAGAATGGATAAGGTTGCTAAGACCGATCTATCTAAGGTGACATTCTTGAGAAGAACAGAATATGTTTCAAGTGCAACTACTTCTAAGGCAGATAAGACGAAGAGAATATATTCTGAGctagaaaaggaagaaactTTAACACCAGAACAGGTACTCGAGAAAATTGACTCTACGTTCTCACATACTACTGATGACATCGAGAAACTACATCATcctatcaagaagaaggtcaAGGCTGTGAAAACTTGGAACTTGCTACCCGATACCGTTGCCATGGATCAGGGTTATTTTGCGGTCAAATTCGTTGGCTCCGCTGCACTTGAtagtaaagaaaaggaaaaatacGATATGCGTACCGCCTTATTAAGACCAGtggaattagaagaagatgagtGGATCAGCGTTTACTCCGCAGATAAAGAGAGTTCTAACAAGATGGGTGAAAACTTGGAACAGCAAATTGACGAAATCACACATGATGATACTGTATATAAGTTCAAAAGGTTCAGAGATTTCGACATGAAACAAGTACAGCCTGAAAATCCATTAAGCGACTTAGTATTGAGATACGATAATGAAAAGGGAATTGTTTACTATAAGCCATTGCGCACAAAATTAGAATtaaggagaagaagagtcaATGATGTGATAAGGCCTCTTGTGAGAGAACATAATTGGGATCAAATTAACGTTGTATTAAGagcaccaacaacaaaggAAACCAAGATGAGAGATGCTATTAGAATGAGATACGATCCAATAGATTTCCCAGCGCTTGACGACGATGAAAAcgacgaggaagaagaaccatcGAATGT